A genomic segment from Pseudomonas sessilinigenes encodes:
- a CDS encoding amidohydrolase yields MRDLSTLPDLNLALVQTTLAWHDRQANLEHFEQLLEQARGADLIILPEMFTTGFSMDSATLAEAENGPTSKWLRCQAKKLDAVITGSVIIQAADGSHRNRLLWARPDGEVWHYDKRHLFRMAGEHDHFTPGERQVQFELKGWRIRPLICYDLRFPVWSRDAQDTDLLLYTANWPGARRLHWNRLLPARAIENLCYVAAVNRVGTDGKGFAYTGDSQVLDFQGETLLSAGEADGVFQVCLSTTELAAYRARFPANLDADSFRFT; encoded by the coding sequence ATGCGTGATCTGAGTACGTTACCCGACCTCAACCTGGCCCTGGTCCAGACCACTCTGGCCTGGCACGATCGCCAGGCCAACCTGGAGCATTTCGAGCAACTGCTGGAGCAGGCTCGCGGTGCCGACCTGATCATCCTTCCTGAAATGTTCACCACCGGCTTCTCCATGGATTCGGCGACCCTCGCGGAAGCGGAAAACGGGCCTACCAGCAAGTGGCTGCGCTGCCAGGCGAAAAAGCTCGATGCGGTGATCACCGGTAGCGTGATCATCCAGGCCGCGGACGGCAGCCACCGCAACCGCCTGTTGTGGGCGCGTCCCGATGGTGAAGTCTGGCACTACGACAAGCGCCACCTGTTTCGCATGGCCGGTGAACATGACCATTTCACTCCCGGTGAGCGTCAGGTGCAGTTCGAACTCAAGGGATGGCGCATTCGTCCGTTGATCTGCTACGACCTGCGTTTCCCGGTCTGGAGCCGTGACGCCCAGGACACCGACCTGTTGTTGTATACCGCCAACTGGCCGGGTGCGCGGCGTTTGCACTGGAATCGCTTGTTGCCAGCCCGGGCCATTGAAAACCTGTGTTATGTCGCGGCTGTGAATCGAGTGGGTACCGATGGCAAAGGCTTCGCCTATACCGGCGACAGCCAGGTGCTGGACTTCCAGGGCGAGACCCTGCTTAGCGCCGGAGAGGCCGACGGCGTGTTCCAGGTCTGCCTGAGTACTACGGAATTGGCGGCCTACCGTGCCCGTTTCCCGGCTAACCTCGACGCCGATAGCTTCAGGTTTACCTAG
- the hisS gene encoding histidine--tRNA ligase, with protein MSKSLQAIRGMNDILPEQTPLWRYFEGTVARLLDNYGYKQIRMPIVEFTELFKRSIGEVTDIVEKEMYTFEDRNGDSLTLRPEGTAACVRAALEHGLTGAGQVQKLWYIGPMFRHERPQKGRYRQFHQIGLEVFNLDGPDIDAELIVLTWRLWGELGIRDAVKLELNSLGTSEARARYRDALVEFLSARHDQLDEDSQRRLKTNPLRVLDTKDPGTQAVLVDAPKLADYLDEESRVHFEGLKARLEAAGIPYVINPKLVRGLDYYSKTVFEWVTDKLGAQGTVCAGGRYDGLVEQMGGKPTPGVGFAMGIERLVLMLETLERVPEEIARQVDVYLCAFGEAAELAGLALSERVRDQLPNLRLQVNAGGGSFKSQFKKADKSGALYALILGDDEMAQQVVGFKPLRGQGEQQSIAWDALAAHLATCVVQG; from the coding sequence GTGAGCAAGTCTCTGCAAGCCATTCGTGGCATGAATGACATCCTGCCCGAGCAGACGCCCCTGTGGCGCTACTTCGAGGGTACCGTGGCGCGGTTGCTGGATAACTACGGTTACAAGCAGATCCGCATGCCTATCGTCGAATTCACCGAGCTGTTCAAGCGCTCCATCGGTGAAGTGACCGATATCGTCGAAAAAGAAATGTACACCTTCGAGGACCGCAACGGCGATTCGCTGACCCTGCGCCCGGAAGGCACCGCGGCCTGCGTGCGTGCGGCCCTGGAGCATGGCCTGACCGGCGCTGGCCAGGTGCAGAAACTCTGGTACATCGGCCCGATGTTCCGTCACGAGCGCCCACAAAAAGGTCGTTATCGCCAGTTCCACCAGATCGGCCTGGAAGTGTTCAACCTGGACGGTCCGGATATCGACGCCGAACTGATCGTGTTGACCTGGCGCCTGTGGGGCGAGCTGGGTATCCGTGATGCGGTGAAGCTCGAACTCAACAGCCTGGGTACCTCCGAGGCCCGTGCACGCTATCGCGATGCGCTGGTGGAGTTCCTTTCGGCTCGCCACGACCAGTTGGACGAAGACAGCCAGCGTCGCCTGAAGACCAACCCACTGCGGGTCCTGGATACCAAGGACCCGGGCACCCAGGCGGTGCTGGTGGATGCGCCGAAGCTGGCCGACTACCTGGATGAAGAGTCCCGGGTGCACTTCGAAGGTCTCAAGGCCCGCCTGGAAGCCGCTGGCATCCCCTACGTGATCAATCCGAAGCTGGTACGTGGCCTGGACTACTACAGCAAGACCGTCTTCGAATGGGTGACCGACAAGCTCGGTGCCCAGGGCACTGTCTGCGCAGGCGGCCGCTACGACGGCCTGGTCGAGCAGATGGGTGGCAAGCCGACCCCGGGCGTGGGTTTTGCCATGGGTATCGAGCGCCTGGTGCTGATGCTGGAGACCCTGGAGCGGGTACCGGAAGAAATTGCTCGCCAGGTGGATGTCTACCTTTGCGCCTTTGGCGAGGCAGCCGAATTGGCAGGCCTGGCCCTGAGCGAGCGGGTACGCGATCAACTGCCGAACCTGCGCCTGCAGGTCAACGCCGGCGGTGGCAGCTTCAAGAGCCAGTTCAAGAAGGCCGACAAGAGCGGTGCGTTGTATGCGCTGATCCTCGGTGACGACGAAATGGCCCAGCAAGTGGTAGGTTTCAAGCCCCTGCGTGGCCAGGGCGAACAACAAAGCATTGCCTGGGATGCACTCGCTGCGCACCTGGCCACCTGCGTCGTGCAGGGTTGA
- a CDS encoding pyridoxal phosphate-dependent aminotransferase, producing the protein MITSKLPNVGTTIFTQMSQLAVETGALNLSQGFPDFDGPQALRDALARHVANGHNQYAPMTGLPLLRQQVAAKIARAYGVKVDPDSEVTITPGATQAIFCAIQAVIRQGDEVIVFDPSYDSYEPSVELAGGRCVHVPLQLGDFAIDWQKFEAALSPRTRMIIINSPHNPSGALISRAELDRLAELIRERDIYLVSDEVYEHLVFDAVAHASVLAHEELYQRAFVVSSFGKTYHVTGWKTGYVVAPPALSAELRKVHQYVSFCGVTPLQYALADFMAEHPEHVEELPGFYQAKRDLFCDLLSSSRFSFTRVAGTYFQLVDYSQIRPDLSDVDMAIWMTREHGVAAIPVSVFYQQPPQGQRLVRLCFAKREETLRQAAEKLCVI; encoded by the coding sequence ATGATCACCAGCAAGCTGCCGAATGTCGGCACCACCATCTTTACGCAAATGTCCCAGCTCGCGGTCGAGACCGGAGCGCTCAACCTGTCCCAGGGTTTCCCTGATTTCGACGGTCCGCAAGCGTTGCGCGATGCGCTTGCCCGACACGTCGCCAACGGCCATAACCAGTACGCTCCGATGACCGGCCTACCACTCCTGCGCCAGCAGGTAGCGGCGAAAATCGCTCGGGCTTATGGCGTCAAGGTCGATCCCGATTCTGAAGTGACCATCACCCCAGGGGCGACCCAGGCGATCTTCTGTGCAATCCAGGCAGTGATCCGCCAGGGTGATGAGGTCATCGTCTTCGATCCCAGCTATGACAGCTACGAGCCCTCTGTGGAGCTGGCAGGCGGCCGCTGTGTGCATGTGCCATTGCAACTGGGAGACTTCGCCATCGACTGGCAGAAGTTCGAGGCGGCCCTGAGTCCCCGCACACGGATGATCATCATCAATAGCCCGCACAACCCCAGTGGGGCCCTGATCAGTCGTGCCGAGCTGGACCGGTTGGCCGAGTTGATTCGTGAACGTGATATCTACCTGGTCAGTGACGAGGTCTACGAGCACCTGGTGTTCGATGCCGTGGCTCATGCCAGTGTGTTGGCTCATGAGGAGTTGTACCAGCGGGCCTTCGTGGTCAGCTCCTTTGGCAAGACCTATCATGTAACTGGCTGGAAGACCGGTTACGTTGTGGCGCCACCGGCCTTGAGTGCCGAGCTGCGCAAGGTGCATCAATATGTCAGCTTCTGTGGCGTGACACCTTTGCAGTACGCTCTTGCCGACTTCATGGCCGAGCACCCGGAACATGTCGAGGAGTTGCCTGGTTTCTACCAGGCCAAGCGTGACTTGTTCTGCGACTTGCTGAGTTCTTCTCGTTTTTCCTTCACCCGGGTGGCCGGCACTTATTTTCAACTGGTGGACTATTCACAGATTCGTCCGGACCTGAGCGATGTCGACATGGCGATCTGGATGACTCGTGAGCATGGCGTCGCGGCCATCCCGGTGTCGGTGTTCTATCAGCAGCCGCCACAGGGGCAGCGTCTGGTACGCCTGTGTTTTGCCAAGCGCGAGGAGACGCTGCGTCAGGCAGCAGAGAAACTATGCGTGATCTGA
- the bamB gene encoding outer membrane protein assembly factor BamB, producing the protein MRDVIRWKHAALLALALLAVGCSSNSKKELPPAELVSFKEEVVLQKQWSRSIGDGQGDTYNMLVPAIDGSTIYASDVTGVVVAMDRMNGDVKWKKDLELPVSGAVGVGYGLVMIGTLKGEVVALDTSNGEEKWRARVTSEVLAPPATNGDVVVVQTQDDRVIGLDASTGHQLWLYDSTPAVLTLRGTSAPLATNRLALAGLSTGKVVALDIRNGVPVWEQRVAIPQGRSELDRVVDIDGGLLLSGGTLYVASYQGRVVALDLESGRPLWQRDASSYAGVAQGFGSVYVSLSSGTVEGIDERSTTALWSNDSLARRQLSAPEVFSSYVAVGDLEGYLHLLSQVDGRFVGRERIDSDGLRARPLVVGDMIYVYGNSGKLEALTIK; encoded by the coding sequence ATGCGTGACGTGATCCGGTGGAAACATGCAGCATTGCTGGCCCTGGCCTTGTTGGCTGTGGGTTGCAGCAGCAACAGCAAGAAAGAACTGCCACCTGCGGAGCTGGTCAGCTTCAAGGAAGAGGTCGTCCTGCAGAAGCAGTGGAGCCGTTCCATTGGTGACGGCCAGGGCGATACCTACAACATGCTGGTTCCGGCCATCGATGGCAGCACTATCTACGCCTCCGATGTCACTGGCGTAGTGGTCGCCATGGATCGCATGAACGGCGACGTCAAATGGAAGAAGGACCTCGAGCTGCCTGTGTCCGGCGCTGTGGGCGTGGGTTATGGCCTGGTCATGATCGGCACCCTGAAAGGCGAAGTGGTGGCCCTGGACACTTCCAACGGTGAAGAGAAATGGCGTGCCCGCGTCACCAGCGAAGTGCTGGCGCCGCCAGCCACCAATGGTGACGTGGTGGTAGTCCAGACCCAGGATGACCGGGTGATTGGCCTGGATGCCAGCACTGGCCACCAGCTCTGGCTCTATGACAGCACTCCAGCGGTACTGACCTTGCGGGGTACCAGTGCACCATTGGCTACCAACCGCCTGGCGCTTGCCGGCCTCTCCACCGGCAAGGTAGTGGCGCTGGACATCCGCAACGGCGTGCCGGTCTGGGAGCAGCGCGTAGCGATCCCCCAAGGCCGTTCCGAACTGGACCGGGTAGTGGATATCGACGGTGGCCTGCTGTTGTCTGGCGGTACCTTGTATGTCGCCAGCTACCAGGGGCGTGTCGTGGCCCTGGACCTGGAGAGCGGTCGCCCGCTCTGGCAGCGTGATGCTTCCAGCTATGCAGGTGTTGCCCAGGGTTTCGGTAGCGTCTACGTCAGCCTGTCCTCGGGCACCGTGGAAGGTATCGACGAGCGCTCGACCACTGCCCTGTGGAGCAATGATTCCCTGGCCCGTCGTCAATTGTCGGCCCCGGAAGTCTTCTCCAGCTACGTGGCTGTGGGTGACCTGGAAGGTTACCTGCACCTGCTGAGCCAGGTCGATGGTCGTTTCGTCGGTCGTGAGCGTATCGACAGCGATGGCCTGCGGGCCCGGCCGCTGGTGGTGGGCGACATGATCTACGTGTATGGCAACAGCGGCAAACTGGAAGCCCTGACCATCAAGTAA
- a CDS encoding tetratricopeptide repeat protein, which produces MSSTEDEQLAELKDWWQRNGKPLVTGGLLALVIVFGWQAWHKYQGNQSQGASVLYQQLLETTLTPDGKPDAARVTDLAGKLNSEFGGTAYAQYGSLFVAKVAVDTGKLDDAVAQLKAVADKPANATLGEVARQRLAQVLAAQNKVDEALKLLDGDTDKAFLATREELKGDLLVQLGRVDEAHAAYQKAKAALSDEAAVGGLQIKLDDLAKGDA; this is translated from the coding sequence GTGTCGAGTACCGAAGATGAACAGCTGGCGGAATTGAAGGACTGGTGGCAGCGTAACGGCAAACCCCTGGTGACCGGTGGCCTGCTGGCTCTGGTCATCGTGTTCGGCTGGCAGGCCTGGCATAAATACCAAGGCAACCAGTCCCAGGGGGCTTCGGTGCTCTACCAGCAATTGCTGGAAACCACCCTGACACCTGATGGCAAACCTGACGCAGCCCGTGTTACCGACTTGGCCGGCAAGCTCAACAGCGAGTTCGGCGGTACCGCCTACGCGCAGTACGGCAGCCTGTTCGTGGCCAAGGTCGCAGTGGATACCGGCAAGCTGGACGATGCGGTTGCCCAGCTCAAGGCCGTGGCGGACAAGCCGGCGAACGCGACCCTGGGCGAAGTGGCTCGTCAACGTCTGGCCCAGGTGCTGGCGGCGCAGAACAAGGTTGATGAGGCGCTGAAACTGCTCGACGGTGACACCGACAAGGCTTTCCTGGCCACCCGTGAAGAACTCAAGGGCGATTTGCTGGTCCAGTTGGGCCGCGTCGATGAAGCCCATGCTGCATACCAAAAAGCCAAGGCGGCGCTGTCGGATGAAGCGGCTGTCGGTGGCCTACAAATCAAGCTCGACGACCTGGCCAAAGGGGATGCGTGA
- the der gene encoding ribosome biogenesis GTPase Der, whose product MVPVIALVGRPNVGKSTLFNRLTRTRDAIVGDLSGLTRDRQYGEAKWQGRTYILIDTGGISGDEHGMDEKMAEQSLLAIEEADVVLFLVDAKAGFTAADQMIGEHLRKRNKTSYVIANKVDNIDPDMARAEFAPLGMGDAIPIAGAHGRGISQMLEITLREFPKDDADEPEEGEEEVVAEGEEAKRIPGPSEKDGIKIAIIGRPNVGKSTLVNRMLGEDRVIVYDQPGTTRDSIYIPFERNEEKYTLIDTAGVRKRGKIHEEVEKFSVVKTLQAIKDANVVIFVMDAREGVVDHDLNLLGFALEAGRALVIALNKWDGMQPSERDYVKTELERRLFFVDFADIHFISALHGTGVGNLYQSVQNSFKSAVTRWPTSRLTQILEDAVSEHAPPMVNSRRIKLRYAHLGGANPPLIVIHGNQVEKVPKSYVRYLENTYRRVLKLVGTPIRIEFKGSDNPYEGNKNTLTDRQVNKKRRLMSHHKKADKKRRDKR is encoded by the coding sequence ATGGTTCCCGTAATCGCCCTGGTGGGTCGACCCAACGTCGGCAAGTCCACCTTGTTCAACCGCCTGACTCGGACTCGCGACGCCATCGTTGGCGACTTGTCCGGTCTGACCCGTGATCGCCAATACGGTGAGGCCAAGTGGCAAGGGCGTACCTATATTCTCATCGACACCGGTGGTATCTCCGGTGACGAACATGGCATGGATGAAAAGATGGCCGAGCAGTCGCTGCTGGCCATTGAAGAAGCCGACGTAGTCTTGTTCCTGGTGGACGCCAAGGCCGGGTTTACCGCAGCCGACCAGATGATCGGCGAACACCTGCGCAAACGTAACAAGACCTCCTACGTGATTGCCAACAAGGTCGACAACATCGACCCGGACATGGCTCGCGCCGAATTCGCGCCACTGGGCATGGGCGACGCGATCCCGATCGCCGGTGCCCATGGCCGCGGTATCAGCCAGATGTTGGAAATCACCCTGCGTGAATTCCCCAAGGATGACGCCGACGAGCCTGAAGAGGGTGAGGAAGAGGTCGTTGCCGAGGGCGAGGAAGCCAAGCGTATTCCTGGTCCGAGCGAGAAGGACGGGATCAAGATCGCCATTATCGGTCGTCCCAACGTCGGCAAGTCGACCCTGGTCAACCGTATGCTCGGCGAAGATCGGGTGATCGTCTACGACCAGCCCGGTACTACCCGCGACAGTATCTACATCCCGTTCGAGCGTAACGAAGAGAAGTACACGCTGATCGACACCGCCGGTGTGCGCAAGCGCGGCAAGATCCACGAGGAAGTCGAGAAGTTCTCGGTGGTCAAGACGCTGCAGGCGATCAAGGACGCCAACGTCGTGATCTTCGTCATGGACGCCCGCGAAGGCGTGGTGGACCACGACCTGAACCTGCTGGGCTTTGCCCTGGAAGCGGGGCGTGCGCTGGTGATTGCCCTGAACAAGTGGGACGGCATGCAACCCAGCGAGCGCGATTATGTGAAGACCGAGCTGGAACGCCGGCTGTTCTTCGTCGACTTCGCCGACATCCACTTCATCTCGGCATTGCATGGCACGGGTGTGGGCAACCTCTACCAGTCGGTGCAGAACTCCTTCAAGTCGGCGGTGACCCGTTGGCCGACCAGCCGCCTGACCCAGATCCTGGAAGACGCCGTGAGCGAGCACGCTCCACCGATGGTCAACAGCCGTCGGATCAAGTTGCGTTATGCCCACCTGGGTGGTGCCAACCCACCGTTGATCGTGATCCACGGCAACCAGGTGGAGAAGGTGCCCAAGTCCTATGTGCGCTACCTGGAGAACACCTACCGTCGCGTGCTGAAGCTGGTGGGCACGCCGATTCGTATCGAGTTCAAAGGCAGTGATAACCCGTACGAAGGCAACAAGAACACGCTTACCGACCGCCAGGTCAACAAGAAGCGGCGCTTGATGTCGCACCACAAGAAGGCCGATAAGAAGCGCCGGGACAAGCGTTGA